From a region of the Halolamina sp. CBA1230 genome:
- a CDS encoding DUF5787 family protein has protein sequence MEVAFELALSAHLEAETDWLLARQLGAAVDNPGARVMDIVGVVPTPEVTDRAAITGETIPPLAVEGDVGVGEAVPVTEALNCGPERAESVAERAAELGFVERSRRGGRTYVRQTTRYPDWVDRLVGIENKPDLGRPGDLDFQLRFDVELALFDEIWLATESYVTGAHLNRIPDPVGVWRFDPGTGEREVVREASTLSVDEPGVELRAEEALRTDVTLVSADAKARQRRRIAERAWGKGWRPDAFPGCTQCSATDAGVPYCAFHERPVAPSMDCGAGCPGYEPGEEPEVDPEELRDEWSPWVRDPAGVARRQSGLDRF, from the coding sequence GTGGAGGTCGCGTTCGAACTCGCGCTGTCGGCCCACCTCGAAGCCGAGACCGACTGGCTCCTCGCCCGCCAGCTCGGCGCCGCCGTCGACAACCCCGGCGCTCGCGTGATGGATATCGTCGGCGTCGTGCCGACCCCCGAGGTCACCGACCGCGCCGCTATCACGGGCGAGACGATCCCGCCACTCGCAGTCGAGGGCGACGTCGGCGTCGGCGAGGCGGTACCCGTCACGGAGGCGCTGAACTGCGGCCCGGAACGCGCGGAGTCGGTCGCGGAACGCGCCGCCGAACTCGGCTTCGTCGAGCGTTCGCGCCGCGGCGGCCGCACGTACGTCCGGCAGACCACACGGTACCCCGACTGGGTCGACCGACTAGTGGGGATCGAGAACAAGCCCGACCTCGGCCGGCCGGGCGACCTGGACTTCCAGCTCCGCTTCGACGTCGAACTCGCGCTGTTCGACGAGATCTGGCTCGCGACCGAGAGCTACGTCACCGGCGCGCATCTGAACCGCATCCCCGACCCGGTCGGCGTCTGGCGGTTCGACCCCGGTACCGGGGAGCGCGAGGTCGTGCGGGAGGCATCGACGCTGTCCGTCGACGAGCCGGGGGTCGAACTGCGCGCCGAGGAGGCGCTGCGGACTGACGTGACCCTCGTGAGCGCCGACGCGAAAGCTCGTCAGCGACGACGGATCGCCGAGCGGGCGTGGGGGAAGGGCTGGCGACCCGACGCGTTCCCGGGGTGTACGCAGTGTTCGGCGACGGATGCGGGCGTTCCGTACTGCGCGTTCCACGAGCGGCCGGTCGCGCCGTCGATGGACTGCGGGGCGGGCTGTCCGGGGTACGAACCGGGCGAGGAACCGGAGGTGGATCCCGAGGAACTGCGGGACGAGTGGAGCCCGTGGGTGCGGGACCCCGCGGGCGTCGCGCGCCGGCAGAGCGGGCTGGACCGGTTCTAG
- a CDS encoding DUF4260 domain-containing protein, whose product MEPRTVLRLEGVAVFLAATAAYFAVDGPLWLFLVLALAPDLSILGYLAGVRLGSRVYNAFHTYVGPIALGTAGVVLGVPPASWVALVWAAHIGADRAVGYGLKYPIGFKHTHLSTDVPVADTAEVLDAKPVDGR is encoded by the coding sequence ATGGAGCCCAGAACCGTCCTCAGACTCGAAGGTGTCGCCGTCTTCCTCGCGGCCACGGCAGCGTACTTCGCGGTCGACGGACCGCTGTGGCTGTTCCTCGTCCTCGCGCTGGCGCCCGACCTCTCGATACTCGGGTATCTCGCCGGCGTTCGTCTCGGAAGTCGCGTCTACAACGCGTTCCACACCTACGTCGGCCCGATCGCGCTCGGGACCGCCGGGGTCGTGCTGGGCGTCCCGCCGGCGTCGTGGGTCGCGCTCGTCTGGGCAGCCCACATCGGCGCCGACCGCGCCGTCGGCTACGGGCTGAAGTACCCGATCGGGTTCAAACACACCCACCTCTCGACCGACGTTCCGGTCGCCGACACCGCCGAGGTGCTCGACGCGAAACCCGTCGACGGCCGCTAG
- a CDS encoding MBL fold metallo-hydrolase gives MRVTLLGTGDTTGTPTVGCDCATCERARERGVERSRFSVHVENERTGDCLLIDASPDFRHQFAETGADLPDEAVITHIHFDHLDGLGNFYRLVDDLPVHAASEVDPFTGESVADSVRERYDYLDVVEVHGQEPLSTFSACGFDLTLVPVDHPPMACYGLVVEDPETGAKLSLSGDTSYDIPEASRDALRDPDLLLADAIVPASLAPKHPMGGSDFVDDVPMTFGTKHMTREGAIRLGEDLNADETRLVHLAHFYPPEEAFEEPLAVDGEVYEL, from the coding sequence ATGCGTGTCACCCTCCTCGGCACCGGCGACACCACCGGCACCCCGACGGTCGGCTGTGACTGTGCCACCTGCGAGCGGGCCCGGGAACGCGGCGTCGAGCGCTCGCGGTTCTCGGTCCACGTCGAGAACGAGCGCACCGGCGACTGTCTGCTGATCGACGCCTCGCCCGACTTCCGCCACCAGTTCGCCGAAACGGGCGCGGACCTGCCCGACGAGGCGGTCATCACCCACATCCACTTCGATCACCTCGACGGGTTGGGGAACTTCTACCGCCTGGTCGACGACCTGCCGGTCCACGCCGCCAGCGAGGTCGACCCCTTTACCGGCGAGAGCGTGGCTGACTCCGTTCGCGAGCGGTACGACTACCTCGACGTGGTGGAAGTCCACGGGCAGGAGCCCCTCTCCACCTTCTCCGCCTGCGGGTTCGACCTCACGCTCGTCCCGGTCGACCACCCGCCGATGGCGTGTTACGGGCTGGTCGTCGAGGACCCCGAGACCGGCGCGAAGCTCTCGCTCTCGGGCGACACGAGCTACGACATCCCCGAGGCGTCCCGCGACGCGCTCCGCGATCCGGACCTGCTGCTCGCCGACGCGATCGTCCCGGCGTCGCTGGCGCCGAAACACCCCATGGGCGGGTCGGACTTCGTGGACGACGTGCCGATGACGTTCGGCACGAAGCACATGACCCGCGAGGGGGCGATCAGGCTGGGCGAGGACCTGAACGCCGACGAGACACGGCTCGTCCACCTCGCCCACTTCTACCCGCCCGAGGAGGCGTTCGAGGAACCGCTGGCGGTCGACGGCGAGGTGTACGAGCTCTGA
- a CDS encoding arginase family protein, translating into MGFPGAVAEREHADYAVVGAPLDVSTTFQPGARFGPEQIRRFARTFDDYDRRTDQRFSDCGVHDAGDVRAWDDAVEYLEFLGGSLADLVRDGVTPLLLGGEHTVTAAGVRATDPDTLVVLDAHLDLREAYDGNPWSHAAVTRRALDGDPEDEPLSTVSGTADRAVILGARTGSEAEWERADRDDVTVVPPEAVGDWTPDFGDESVYLSVDIDGADPSVAPGTGTMEPFGLSAREMREAVRQVAPHAVGFDAVEVNDRDDGQAAALAGKLLKEFVFSHAEG; encoded by the coding sequence ATGGGGTTCCCCGGCGCCGTCGCCGAGCGCGAGCACGCCGACTACGCGGTCGTCGGCGCCCCGCTCGACGTCTCGACGACGTTCCAGCCGGGAGCCCGGTTCGGCCCGGAACAGATTCGGCGGTTCGCCCGAACGTTCGACGACTACGACCGCCGCACCGACCAGCGCTTCTCCGACTGCGGCGTCCACGACGCCGGCGACGTGCGGGCGTGGGACGACGCGGTCGAGTACCTCGAGTTCCTCGGCGGTAGCCTCGCCGATCTCGTTCGTGACGGCGTCACGCCGCTCCTGCTCGGCGGCGAGCACACCGTCACCGCCGCGGGCGTCCGCGCGACCGACCCCGACACGCTGGTCGTGCTCGACGCCCACCTCGACCTCCGGGAGGCGTACGACGGCAACCCCTGGAGCCACGCGGCCGTCACGCGACGCGCGCTCGACGGCGACCCCGAGGACGAACCGCTCTCGACCGTCTCGGGGACCGCCGACCGCGCGGTGATCCTCGGCGCGCGGACAGGCTCCGAAGCCGAGTGGGAACGCGCCGACCGCGACGACGTGACGGTCGTTCCGCCCGAGGCGGTGGGCGACTGGACGCCCGACTTCGGCGACGAGTCGGTCTACCTCTCCGTGGATATCGACGGCGCCGATCCCTCGGTCGCCCCCGGCACCGGGACGATGGAGCCGTTCGGCCTCTCAGCCCGGGAGATGCGGGAAGCGGTCCGGCAGGTCGCGCCACACGCCGTCGGCTTCGACGCCGTCGAGGTGAACGACCGCGACGACGGACAGGCCGCTGCGCTGGCGGGCAAACTGCTCAAGGAGTTCGTGTTCTCGCACGCAGAGGGCTGA
- a CDS encoding translation initiation factor IF-5A, with protein sequence MAKEQKQVRELQEGSYVMMEESPCEINAYSTAKPGKHGSAKARIEGEGVFDDKKRSLSQPVDAKIWVPIVERKGGQVVSVDGNDAQVMDLDTYETFTMRIPDDEDLSPDDEIEYLEYEGQRKIV encoded by the coding sequence ATGGCGAAAGAGCAGAAGCAGGTGCGTGAACTGCAGGAGGGGAGCTACGTGATGATGGAGGAGTCCCCCTGCGAGATCAACGCCTACAGCACCGCCAAGCCCGGCAAACACGGCAGCGCGAAGGCCCGGATCGAGGGGGAGGGCGTGTTCGACGATAAGAAGCGCAGCCTCTCCCAGCCGGTCGACGCGAAGATCTGGGTCCCCATCGTCGAGCGCAAGGGCGGCCAGGTCGTCTCCGTCGACGGCAACGACGCGCAGGTGATGGACCTCGACACCTACGAGACGTTCACGATGCGCATCCCCGACGACGAGGACCTCAGTCCCGACGACGAGATCGAGTACCTCGAGTACGAGGGCCAGCGGAAGATCGTGTGA
- the gcvT gene encoding glycine cleavage system aminomethyltransferase GcvT gives MATRRPPLYGVHEDRGAGFTDFGGWEMPVEFDSIRAEHTAVREAAGIFDVSHMGEIRVEGPDAETLMQRLTTNDVSSMGSGDAQYTCITDEAGIIQDDTMIYKLPDGDYLFVPNAGHDEEAEARWVDYRDEHNLDAAVTNETEDWAMFAVQGPEAIDLAGEAVDSIGAPLSEESDDIADLSRFTATEAGIAGADCLVARTGYTGEDGVEVLCSVDDAEAVWGAFDCQPCGLGARDTLRMEAGLLLSGQDFHPEENPRTPYEAGVGFTVDLDTEFVGRDALAAQNEAGVDETFTGLTMLDRGVARHGYEITHDGETVGEVTSGTMSPTLGEAIALGYLPTDLAEDGTVVDVVIRGEEKRAEVTIPPFIDQ, from the coding sequence ATGGCCACACGGCGACCACCGCTGTACGGGGTCCACGAGGACCGCGGCGCGGGGTTCACCGACTTCGGCGGGTGGGAGATGCCCGTGGAGTTCGACTCCATCCGGGCCGAACACACCGCTGTCCGCGAGGCCGCCGGGATCTTCGACGTCTCCCACATGGGGGAGATACGCGTCGAGGGGCCCGACGCCGAGACCCTGATGCAACGGCTCACGACCAACGACGTGTCCTCGATGGGCAGCGGCGACGCCCAGTACACCTGCATCACCGACGAGGCGGGGATCATCCAGGACGACACGATGATCTACAAACTCCCCGACGGTGACTACCTGTTCGTCCCCAACGCGGGTCACGACGAGGAGGCGGAGGCACGCTGGGTCGACTACCGCGACGAACACAACCTCGACGCGGCGGTCACCAACGAGACCGAGGACTGGGCGATGTTCGCGGTGCAGGGTCCCGAGGCGATCGACCTCGCCGGCGAGGCGGTCGACTCGATCGGCGCGCCGCTGTCCGAGGAGAGCGACGACATCGCCGATCTCTCGCGGTTCACTGCGACCGAGGCCGGGATCGCCGGCGCGGACTGTCTGGTGGCCCGGACGGGCTACACCGGCGAGGACGGCGTCGAGGTGCTCTGCTCGGTCGACGACGCCGAGGCGGTCTGGGGCGCGTTCGACTGCCAGCCCTGCGGGCTCGGCGCCCGTGACACCCTCCGGATGGAGGCCGGCCTGCTCCTCTCGGGGCAGGATTTCCACCCCGAGGAGAACCCCCGGACCCCCTACGAGGCCGGCGTCGGCTTCACTGTCGACCTCGACACGGAGTTCGTGGGCCGCGACGCGCTGGCGGCCCAGAACGAGGCCGGGGTCGACGAGACGTTCACCGGGCTCACGATGCTGGACCGCGGCGTCGCCCGGCACGGTTACGAGATCACCCACGACGGCGAGACGGTCGGCGAGGTCACGAGCGGGACGATGAGCCCCACGCTGGGCGAGGCGATCGCGCTGGGCTACCTCCCGACCGATCTGGCCGAGGACGGCACCGTCGTCGACGTCGTGATCCGCGGCGAGGAGAAGCGAGCGGAAGTCACCATACCCCCCTTCATCGACCAATGA
- the gcvH gene encoding glycine cleavage system protein GcvH — protein sequence MSFDVPDDRKYLASHEWATTDAPIRIGISDFAQDELGDVVFVELPDEGDELVHDEAFGVVESIKAVSDLYAPVSGEVVAVNGALHDQPELVNEDPYGDGWLLEIEPSDESEFEELMDAEEYEEQIA from the coding sequence ATGAGCTTCGACGTACCCGACGACCGGAAGTATCTCGCATCGCACGAATGGGCGACCACCGACGCGCCGATCCGGATCGGCATCTCCGACTTCGCGCAGGACGAACTCGGCGACGTGGTGTTCGTCGAACTGCCCGACGAGGGCGACGAGCTCGTCCACGACGAGGCGTTCGGCGTCGTCGAGTCGATCAAGGCCGTCTCGGACCTCTACGCTCCCGTCTCGGGCGAGGTCGTCGCCGTGAACGGGGCCCTCCACGACCAGCCCGAACTGGTCAACGAGGATCCCTACGGCGACGGCTGGCTGCTCGAGATCGAGCCCAGCGACGAGTCGGAGTTCGAGGAGCTGATGGACGCCGAGGAGTACGAGGAGCAGATCGCCTGA
- a CDS encoding type II toxin-antitoxin system VapC family toxin, translated as MAVALVDSTVLIGATSARDQHHDAASEIVHAFDNDDLPTGYVTNYTLTETLNFVHERMNHRTATGLLDRLVESAGFELVHAPRSDFTSGRSLFRQHDGLAFGDATMAAYMRREGIEYLYSFDDDFDAVSELTRLDSAENPFS; from the coding sequence ATGGCGGTCGCCCTGGTGGACTCGACAGTCCTGATCGGTGCGACGAGCGCGCGTGACCAGCACCACGACGCCGCCAGCGAGATCGTCCACGCGTTCGACAACGACGACCTCCCGACGGGGTACGTCACGAACTACACGCTCACGGAGACGCTGAACTTCGTCCACGAACGGATGAATCACCGCACGGCGACCGGTCTCCTCGACCGCCTCGTCGAGAGTGCGGGGTTCGAACTCGTCCACGCGCCGCGGAGCGACTTCACGAGCGGGCGGTCACTGTTCCGCCAGCACGACGGACTCGCGTTCGGCGACGCGACGATGGCCGCGTACATGCGTCGCGAAGGGATCGAGTACCTCTACAGTTTCGACGACGACTTCGACGCCGTCTCGGAGCTGACTCGGCTCGACAGCGCGGAAAACCCGTTCTCGTAG
- a CDS encoding AbrB/MazE/SpoVT family DNA-binding domain-containing protein, whose amino-acid sequence MSAETTVSDRGAVTVPSEIRERLDIQPGDKIRWEIDDEGGVQITVVKQRYGAFDDFDPVDIGETDAVEEHDAYGAR is encoded by the coding sequence ATGAGCGCCGAGACGACCGTGAGCGACCGCGGGGCCGTGACCGTCCCATCCGAGATCCGTGAGCGCCTCGACATTCAGCCCGGCGACAAGATCCGCTGGGAGATCGACGACGAGGGGGGGGTGCAGATCACGGTCGTCAAGCAGCGATACGGTGCGTTCGACGACTTCGATCCGGTCGATATCGGCGAAACCGACGCCGTCGAGGAGCACGACGCTTACGGAGCGCGCTGA
- a CDS encoding PQQ-binding-like beta-propeller repeat protein: protein MRRRTVLATAGALLTGTVAGCTSASAPTATASPTDTPVEATTMPADTPDETTTTSTDPVSTDGAWPQVGHDAQHTRHVDARGPRDGAEITWEALSSPFPPVVDDALYLTGKWTSGATVSIGAAEGAERWTNGDLPPSRFAPALGAGRLFVFSRAEGNVVRLHTLDTETGEQVWVREAGITASSGTPPSGPTVEGETVYVPSNRGVVAVDAATGDVEWTATLGPHVVDTDGPMWRTDWAKPTVTAGRAITFDVNDSYQQGREVYAVDTESGERDWTTELDLSGGWSLKWRAVAGNGRVFVSALRPATGAGGGAGGGDDDEADEWTGAERVFALAADSGTVVWDRALTGKTLRPVAYADDTLYVGEWLPDPDTGRLHALDAVDGSVVWRYETDAGAVLSPTVAPDTVYVGQGEELAAVSRESGERRWRLGVGGRPGSPVVVGDTAYVRTNSGLLAIREP from the coding sequence ATGCGCCGCCGAACCGTCCTCGCGACGGCGGGTGCCCTCCTGACCGGAACGGTCGCCGGCTGTACGTCGGCGAGCGCGCCGACAGCGACCGCGTCACCGACCGACACGCCGGTGGAGGCAACCACGATGCCGGCCGACACGCCGGATGAGACGACCACGACGTCGACCGACCCAGTCTCAACGGACGGGGCGTGGCCACAGGTCGGTCACGACGCCCAGCACACCCGCCACGTCGACGCTCGGGGTCCCCGTGACGGCGCCGAGATCACGTGGGAGGCGCTGAGTTCTCCGTTCCCGCCGGTCGTCGACGACGCGCTGTACCTCACTGGGAAATGGACTAGCGGCGCTACCGTCTCGATCGGGGCCGCCGAGGGGGCTGAACGCTGGACGAACGGGGATCTCCCGCCCTCACGGTTTGCACCGGCGCTCGGTGCGGGTCGGCTGTTCGTGTTCAGTCGTGCCGAGGGGAACGTCGTTCGCCTCCACACACTGGACACCGAAACGGGGGAGCAGGTGTGGGTCCGCGAGGCGGGGATCACTGCCTCCAGCGGTACTCCGCCGAGCGGGCCGACCGTCGAGGGGGAAACGGTGTACGTCCCCTCGAACCGTGGCGTCGTCGCCGTCGACGCCGCGACCGGCGACGTGGAGTGGACGGCGACCCTCGGCCCGCACGTGGTCGACACCGACGGCCCGATGTGGCGGACTGACTGGGCGAAGCCGACCGTCACCGCCGGACGGGCGATCACGTTCGACGTCAACGATAGCTACCAGCAGGGTCGGGAGGTGTACGCGGTCGACACCGAGAGCGGCGAACGGGACTGGACGACGGAGTTGGATCTCTCCGGTGGCTGGTCCCTGAAGTGGCGGGCCGTGGCCGGCAACGGCCGCGTGTTCGTCTCGGCGCTTCGCCCCGCCACGGGGGCGGGCGGCGGTGCTGGTGGCGGAGACGACGACGAGGCGGACGAGTGGACGGGCGCCGAACGCGTGTTCGCGCTGGCGGCCGACTCGGGGACCGTCGTGTGGGATCGGGCGCTCACCGGGAAGACCCTCCGCCCGGTCGCGTACGCCGACGACACGCTGTACGTCGGTGAGTGGCTGCCCGACCCCGACACCGGCCGCCTGCACGCGCTCGACGCCGTCGACGGGAGCGTCGTGTGGCGCTACGAGACCGACGCTGGTGCCGTGCTCTCGCCGACTGTCGCCCCGGATACGGTGTACGTCGGACAGGGGGAGGAGCTGGCCGCCGTCTCCCGGGAGAGCGGGGAGCGCCGCTGGCGGTTAGGGGTCGGCGGCCGTCCCGGTTCGCCGGTCGTCGTCGGCGACACCGCGTACGTCCGGACGAACTCCGGGCTCCTCGCGATCAGGGAGCCGTGA
- the gcvPA gene encoding aminomethyl-transferring glycine dehydrogenase subunit GcvPA, which yields MSGSPYAPHTETETAAMLDAVGADDEAALFDIPDPVAFDGEFGIEPRSEQALRRELGDLLARNDDLTEFLGRGHYAHYVPSVVDSLSKRSEFLTSYTQYQPEITQGFLQALFEYQSMLVELTGLEIANCSMYDAATALGEAALLADRVRSADGEVVLVPEDLREGKRSVLANYVDGADLRIEEYPFAEGTADLDALEDAVSEETLFVYAETPTVRGCIEPSLAEIGEIADADGALFCLGSDPVALSILEEPASVGADVVVGEAGVLGLPAAYGMGLGMFACDEEFLRQVPGRLVGASEDADGTRAYTLTLQTREQHIRKERATSNICTNQAWVALRAAMHAAYLGADGLVDLAEDCVTLARELADEIDPITGLRAPVDDRHHFREFVVGTDQPAQAIADDLAAEGFAVHVIGDHRLQVCITDANAHAAEDLVAAFEEVAA from the coding sequence ATGAGCGGAAGCCCGTACGCCCCCCACACCGAGACCGAGACGGCGGCGATGCTGGACGCCGTCGGCGCTGACGACGAGGCCGCCCTGTTCGACATCCCCGACCCCGTCGCGTTCGACGGCGAGTTCGGGATCGAGCCCCGGAGCGAGCAGGCGCTCCGGCGGGAGCTCGGCGACCTCCTCGCCCGGAACGACGACCTGACGGAGTTCCTCGGCCGCGGCCACTACGCGCACTACGTGCCGAGCGTCGTCGACAGCCTCTCGAAGCGCTCGGAGTTCCTGACCTCCTACACCCAGTACCAGCCCGAGATCACGCAGGGGTTCCTGCAGGCGCTGTTCGAGTACCAGTCGATGCTGGTCGAACTGACGGGCCTCGAGATCGCCAACTGCTCGATGTACGACGCCGCGACCGCGCTGGGCGAGGCCGCCCTGCTCGCGGATCGCGTCCGAAGCGCCGACGGCGAGGTCGTGCTCGTGCCCGAGGACCTGCGCGAGGGGAAACGCTCCGTGCTCGCGAACTACGTTGACGGCGCGGACCTGCGGATCGAGGAGTACCCCTTCGCGGAGGGGACCGCCGACCTCGACGCCCTGGAGGACGCCGTGAGCGAGGAGACGCTGTTCGTCTACGCCGAGACGCCGACCGTCCGGGGCTGTATCGAGCCCAGCCTCGCGGAGATCGGCGAGATCGCCGACGCGGACGGAGCGTTGTTCTGTCTCGGCTCCGACCCCGTCGCGCTGTCGATCCTGGAGGAGCCGGCGAGCGTCGGCGCCGACGTGGTCGTCGGCGAGGCGGGCGTGCTCGGCCTTCCAGCGGCGTACGGGATGGGGCTGGGAATGTTCGCCTGCGACGAAGAGTTCCTCCGGCAGGTGCCGGGGCGTCTCGTCGGCGCCAGCGAGGACGCCGACGGGACGCGGGCGTACACGCTCACGCTCCAGACCCGCGAGCAGCACATCCGGAAGGAGCGCGCCACCTCGAACATCTGCACCAATCAGGCCTGGGTCGCGCTGCGGGCGGCGATGCACGCCGCATATCTCGGCGCCGACGGCCTCGTCGACCTCGCGGAGGACTGCGTGACGCTCGCCCGTGAGTTGGCCGACGAGATCGACCCCATCACCGGCCTGCGCGCGCCCGTTGACGACCGCCACCACTTCCGGGAGTTCGTCGTCGGCACCGACCAGCCCGCGCAGGCGATCGCGGACGATCTGGCGGCGGAGGGGTTCGCGGTCCACGTGATCGGCGACCACCGGCTGCAGGTCTGCATCACTGACGCGAACGCCCACGCGGCCGAGGACCTCGTCGCGGCGTTCGAGGAGGTGGCAGCATGA
- the gcvPB gene encoding aminomethyl-transferring glycine dehydrogenase subunit GcvPB — MSDDGAAGNGHDTGPGATGGRTDRDAGRTYDQATYAVSDEENEPLLSEKRSETVEPGDALPDDLTRDELTLPNPAEPEVARHYTRLSQMNWSIESGPYPLGSCTMKYNPPVTEDVAADPNAAIHPDRPDSSIQGTLGLLAGLQDYLGRIGGMDAVTLQPPAGAAGEFTGIAIARAYHRANGEDRSEVLIPSSAHGTNFATAALAGYDVVELPSAEDGRVDMEALEAAVSEDTAALMLTNPNTVGLFERDIEEIADIVHDAGGLLYYDGANLNALLGRARPGDMGFDIMHYNVHKTFATPHGGGGPGAGPVGVVEELEPFLPNPRVTETESGYELTGSEDAIERVHGFQGNWLVLVKAYAYIARLGDSGLRDASAKAVLNANYLAERIDLDVPYGPFHHEFAATSGDAEAADVAKRMLDFGVHPPTTNWPEMVPEAMLTEPTEIESKQSLDDLAAAFDAALGSTDEERHEAPSRTTAKRIDQTSAARDPRLSWQALSEE, encoded by the coding sequence ATGAGCGACGACGGCGCGGCCGGCAACGGACACGACACGGGGCCCGGCGCCACGGGTGGCCGAACCGACCGCGACGCCGGCCGCACGTACGACCAGGCGACGTACGCGGTCAGCGACGAGGAGAACGAACCGCTCCTCAGCGAGAAGCGCAGCGAGACGGTCGAACCCGGCGACGCGCTCCCCGACGACCTGACCCGGGACGAACTCACGCTCCCGAACCCGGCGGAGCCGGAGGTCGCGCGGCACTACACCCGGCTCTCCCAGATGAACTGGAGCATCGAGTCCGGGCCGTACCCGCTGGGCTCGTGTACGATGAAGTACAACCCACCCGTGACGGAGGACGTGGCTGCCGACCCCAACGCGGCGATCCACCCCGACCGCCCGGACTCGTCGATCCAGGGAACGCTCGGCCTGCTCGCGGGGCTGCAGGACTACCTCGGCCGCATCGGCGGGATGGACGCCGTGACGCTCCAGCCGCCGGCGGGCGCGGCGGGGGAGTTCACCGGCATCGCCATCGCCCGCGCCTACCACCGCGCGAACGGTGAGGACCGCAGCGAGGTGCTGATCCCCAGCTCAGCGCACGGCACCAACTTCGCGACGGCCGCGCTGGCGGGGTACGACGTGGTCGAACTCCCCTCCGCCGAGGACGGCCGCGTCGACATGGAGGCGCTCGAAGCCGCCGTCTCGGAGGACACGGCGGCGCTGATGCTCACCAACCCCAACACGGTGGGGCTGTTCGAGCGCGACATCGAGGAGATCGCGGATATCGTCCACGACGCCGGCGGCCTGCTGTACTACGACGGCGCGAACCTCAACGCCCTGCTCGGCCGCGCACGGCCCGGGGATATGGGGTTCGACATCATGCACTACAACGTCCACAAGACGTTCGCGACGCCCCACGGCGGCGGCGGGCCGGGTGCGGGCCCGGTCGGCGTCGTCGAGGAGCTCGAACCGTTCCTTCCGAACCCCCGCGTCACCGAGACGGAGTCGGGGTACGAACTCACCGGGAGCGAGGACGCCATCGAGCGCGTCCACGGGTTCCAGGGGAACTGGCTCGTGCTCGTGAAGGCGTACGCCTACATCGCCCGGCTGGGCGACTCGGGGCTGCGCGACGCCAGCGCGAAGGCGGTGCTGAACGCCAACTACCTCGCCGAGCGGATCGACCTCGACGTGCCGTACGGGCCGTTCCACCACGAGTTCGCCGCCACGTCGGGCGACGCCGAGGCCGCGGACGTGGCCAAGCGGATGCTCGACTTCGGCGTCCACCCGCCGACGACGAACTGGCCGGAGATGGTGCCCGAGGCGATGCTGACGGAGCCGACCGAGATCGAGAGCAAGCAGTCGCTCGACGATCTGGCTGCGGCGTTCGACGCCGCGCTGGGCTCGACCGACGAGGAGCGCCACGAGGCGCCGAGTCGGACGACCGCGAAGCGGATCGATCAGACGAGCGCCGCGCGGGACCCGCGGCTCTCGTGGCAGGCGCTGAGCGAGGAGTAG
- a CDS encoding glutathione S-transferase N-terminal domain-containing protein, producing MSVTLYALDGCPWCEKAHDALEEHDVEYDTVWVDALHSERDEVARVSNQRAVPVLIDEAHGVTMGESANIVEYVKRTLA from the coding sequence ATGTCCGTCACACTCTACGCACTGGACGGCTGCCCGTGGTGTGAGAAAGCCCACGACGCCCTCGAGGAGCACGACGTCGAGTACGACACGGTCTGGGTCGACGCGCTCCACTCCGAGCGCGACGAGGTCGCCCGCGTGAGCAACCAGCGCGCGGTACCCGTCCTGATCGACGAGGCCCACGGCGTCACGATGGGCGAGAGCGCGAACATCGTCGAGTACGTGAAGCGCACCCTAGCGTGA